The genomic segment AAATCAAAAGAGCTCTGAAACATCCGATGCTTGTTGCCGTCAAGCTCTGGGCGTTGTCGCATTTGCTCACAAACGGTGACCTTGCTTCGGTGCTGTTGTTTGGAAGTTTCTTTCTCTGGGCCGTTGCCGATCGCATATCGGTCAAGAAACGCGGACCCGGCGCAGGGCAGGGCCCGGCAGTCGGCGAGCCTGGAAAGTACTCCGATGTCATAGTGATTCTCATCGGATTGGCGCTTTACGGGTTGTTTGTCTGGAAACTCCACGTCCTTCTTATCGGCGTGCCGGTAGGTTAGAGCGGAAGTCGCGCTAAAATCGTCCGGGATTTTGTCGATTTGGAACGGATTGCCCCACTTGCGCCATGAAGGGGGGCTTAAAGCCCCTTCAGGGAATTGCCCAAGAAGGATCAAATGGATAATGTGCGCCACTCAAAACGGGGTGGTGGTCCGGTTCTGTGAAGACCCGGCAAGACGAATGCAGGAAAAAGACACGCATGTCTGACATTTTTCGTGAAGTCGATGAAGACATTCGCCAGGAGAAATATCGTCGGCTTTGGAGCAAGTTTGGTCTGTGGATTATCGCCTTTGCGGTTTTGATCGTTATTGGAACAATCGGGTACCGCACCTGGCTTTACTGGCAGGAAGTCCAGTCCCAGGAAGCCGGCGACACTTTTTTTGACGCGGTTCAACTGTCCGAAAACCAGCAATACCAGGAAGCGGCCGAGCTTTACGGCGAACTGGAAGGCGCAGTCGGCGGGTATCCCGCACTGGCGAAGCTGCGCATGGCGACGGATCTGGCAAACTCGGGTCAGTCGCAAGAAGCGCTCGCCGCGTTTGATCAGCTTTCCCGCGACAGCAGCCTGATGGAAGCCATGCGCAACGTGGCAAGTTTGCGGGCGGGCTATATTGCGGTTGATTTTGAAGATTATTCCGCTGTTGCAGACCGTGTGGAGTCGTTGACGGGCGATACCGGACCCTTCAGGGCGGCAGCTCGTGAGCTGCTTGCTCTAAGCGCTTGGAAAAATGGTGATTACGAAACGGCTCGAACCTGGATATCCGCACTTGAAAATGACCCGGAAACGCCGGGTGACGTGTCTAACCGCGCGTCTCTTTTGCGTGATGTGATCCGCGCCAGCGGCGGTGACAGCGAGACAGCCGGCGAGGGAAACGATCAGTGATTTTTGCGGCAGGTTTTCGCAGCAGGAACACCCTGCTTGGTGTCTTTGCAATTTCGCTCGCGCTGACGGGCTGCGGATCGGTGAGCGAATTTGGTGAATCGGTGAATCCGTTTTCCAGGGAAAAGATTTTGCCTGGCGAGCGTCAGCCTGTGTTCGATGGCGCTGATCCGGCGGCGAGGGCGCTTGGCCAGACCGCCAAGGTTGGGCCCGCAACAGGTGGACAGAGCTGGACGACCAGTGGTGGTGGACTTTCCAACGATCCCGGTAATGTCGCGGTTTCTGTCTCCGGAACGACATCCTGGCGGTCGAATGTGGGAACGTCCGGGCGCGGCCTGACATCATCGGCGTTGCGATTGTCTGCCAGGCCGGTGAGCGACGGCAGCAAGATCTATGTTTATAAACCCAACGGTGAAGTGGTGGCCTTGTCAACCGCCGGTGGACGCGTCTGGACGCAGAACCTGCGTCCTGAAGGCGAACGGGATGTTGGCCCGGGTGGCGGTGTGACCGTTGCCAACGGTGTTGTTTATGCCGCGACAAGCTACAGACAGTTGATTGCGATGGACGCCGGTTCAGGGCAGGTGCTTTGGACCGCAGATCTCGACACGCCGGCGCGTGGCGCACCCGTTGCCGGAGGCGGTCAGGTATTCGTTGTGTCGCAGTCAAACGAGGTTTACGCCCTGTCGCAGGCTGACGGCACCGTCACGTGGACATACGCCGGCATTGAAGAAACCGCCGGACTGTTGTCCGTAGCCAATCCGGCGATCTCGGGCAATCGCGTCATCGTTCCGTTCTCTTCTGGTGAGATCATGGCAATCGACATGAAATCGGGCGAGGCTGAATGGATTGACAGCGTGTCTCGTGGATTCCGTACGCTCGCGCTTTCAGGTCTGGCGGATGTGTCCGCGAGCCCGGTCGTGTCGGGGAACATGGTGTACGCGACGGGGGTTGCCGGCAGAACCGTTGCCGTGGAAGCGCGCACCGGTCTGCGTCGTTGGGAACAGGATCTCGGTAGTGTTCACACGCCCGTTGTCTCTGGAAGTGCCCTGTTCATGGTGGATCTTGATGATCGCATGGTGGCACTTGATCTGAAGAGCGGTGACACGCTATGGGCTACATCGCTTCCAAGGCCCGAAAAGAAAAAGCGTCGCCGGAATTGGGCCGGACCAATCCTGGCTAACGGTGCGCTTGTGGCGTTTTCGAGCGACGGACAAATCGCAATTGTCGACGCAACCAGCGGAAACATCATGACGACGCAGCGCACAAATGCGGACGTCTATGTAACGCCGATTGTTGCCGGTGGCCGGGTGATCGTTCTGAGCGGAAAAGACGGGGTCACCGCGTTCAACTAGGCTGGAGGCGGTCCGGTCGCAAAGACCGTTCCCGCCCTGCCATGCGCTGAAGAGCATATGTAGCTTCCTGCGCCGAGACCGGCGTGGAGAGGTTTTAGCGGATTTCGGGGTTGGGACCTTTGTGAAGCCCGCGTGTCAGGAGTAACTGCCGTGGGCGCAACTGTCGCCATTATCGGACGGCCGAATGTCGGCAAGTCCACGTTGTTCAATCGTCTCGTCGGCAAACGGCTGGCACTTGTTGACGATACGCCTGGTGTCACAAGGGACAGGCGGCCGGGTGAGGCCCGCTTGGGTGACTTGCGGTTCACGATTGTCGATACGGCCGGACTTGAAGATGCGGACAAGAACTCTCTGGAAGGCAGAATGCGCCGCCAGACGGAGGAAGCGATTGACACCGCCGATGCTGTCCTCTTCCTGATTGACGCACGTGCCGGCGTTACGCCTCTTGATGCGCATTTCGCCGAAGTCGCACGCAAGACGACGCGGCCGGTTATCCTGCTCGCGAACAAAGCCGAAGGTCGTGCGGGCGAAAGCGGTCTATATGAGTCCTATTCACTGGGCCTTGGTGATCCCATCGCGATTTCCGCCGAACACGGCGAAGGGCTTTCCGACCTCTATGACGCTTTGAAACCGCATGTTGACAGGGTTTCGGAAGAGGAAGAGGCAAAACGGGACGAAGCCATCACAAATGTCGACGTCGACGAAGACGGCGAACTGATCGATGAAGAGGATCCCGCGGGAACAATAGAAAGGCCCTTGCGGGTCGCAATCGTTGGCAGGCCCAACGCCGGCAAATCGACGCTGATCAACAAGATGTTGGGCGAAGACCGCATGTTGACGGGACCGGAAGCAGGCATTACACGCGACTCGATTTCCGTCGACTGGATCTGGCGCGAGCGTCACATCAAGCTTTTCGACACGGCAGGGATCCGCAGGAAGGCGCGCGTTCAGGAGAAGCTCGAAAAGCTGTCCGTCGCCGACGCTCTGCGGGCGATCAAGTTTGCCGAAGTGGTTGTCGTGACGCTCGACGCCACAATGTCGTTCGAAAAACAGGACCTGCAGATCATCGACCTTGTCGCCCGCGAAGGCAGAGCGCTGGTCATTGCGATCAATAAATGGGACCTGATCGAGGACCGGGAAGCTGCCTGGAAAAAGATCCGTGACGCCAATGAACGCTATTTCAACCAGATCAGGGGCGTTCAGATCGTGACTTTGTCCGGAATACAAGGCCAGGGCATAAATCGTCTGGTCGAAAGCGTGTTCAAGGCCTATGAAGCGTGGAACGCACACGTATCGACGGCAAAACTGAACCGTTGGCTGGACCGGGTGACAGCTAATCATCCGCCACCTGCCGTTTCCGGTCGCCGTGTGAGGCTGCGCTACATGACCCAGCCAAAAACGCGGCCACCGCATTTTGTCGTGTTCTGTTCCCGGCCGGAACAATTGCCGGAAAGCTATTCGCGATATCTGGTGAACTCCCTGCGCGAAGCGTTCGACATCGAAGGCACACCAATTCGTCTGGCCTATAGAAAGGGGGACAACCCTTATGCCCCCAGGAAAAAGCGAAAAATACAATAGTCCTGGAGACCACAAGCCGGCCGATCGGCGTTTGGTTCAATCGAGCACAGCAACTGCTCAGTCTGGTTTTGAAGGAGTGATTTGATGATTTCCGAACGGCTTGCTTTTGCCGAAAGACTTGCAATCAAGGCTGGTGAACTTGGTCTGGACTATTTTCGGAAGCTCGACACGCTGACGATCACCCAGAAAGGACACCAGGACCTTGTTTCAGAAGCTGACAGGAACGTCGAAACGCTTATCCGAAAGGAACTCGCGGCAACTTATCCCGATGACAGCATACTAGGCGAAGAACACGGGATGGAGGAAGGGTCTTCCGGCTATGCCTGGGTGACCGATCCGATTGACGGAACGGCGAATTTTGTCACCGGCATCCCGCAATGGTGCGTCATCATTGCCTGTGTCCATCAGGGTCAGGTGATCGTTGGCGTGATCCACGATCCGGTTGCAGGTGAAACCTTCACAGCCGGAGCCGGTCAGGGAGCACTTCTCAACGGCAAACCCATAAGGGTCTCCACCAGCGAAAGCCTTGCCACCGGTTCCGTTGGTGTTGGCTTTAATGGCCGGACGGCGATCACGGACGCCGTAAATGTCGTCGGCGCGCTGGTGTCCAAGGGTGGTGTATTTTTCAGGAATGCCTCCGGTGGACTTATGCTCGCATATGTGGCGTCCGGTCGGCTGATCGGCTATGTGGAATCGCACATGAATGCGTGGGACTGCGTCGCCGGAATGCTGCTGATCAAGGAGGCTGGCGGCATCGTTATGGATCAGGACGTCAATCACGCGCTTTACCACGGCGCACGTGTTGTCGTTGGAGCGCCGGGCGTTTTCGCCGACCTCAAGGAAATCGCCGACAGTTCTTTTGCACCGCTGGAAGCCGCGGAGTAAGGGCAGGTCAAACGTGCTGGTCGACGAGCACAGGATTTCCGTCAGGATCGATCAGCACGAAACTCGCCGGCCCGGTCGAGGTTTCATCGGCCTCCGCCTCGAATTTGTGCCCCTTTGCCTTGAGCTCTTTCTGTAACTCCCTGACATCTTGATACTTTTCAATCTTGTTTGCACTTTGATCCCATCCGGGATTGAACGTCAGCATGTTCTTTTCAAACATGCCCTGAAAGAGACCGATGACGGTTTCGCCGTTCTTCATGATGAGCCAGCCGTCGTCGCCGGACCCGCCCATGTCCGAGAATCCCAGATCTTCATAGAACGCCTTGGACTTCTTGATGTCCTTGACTGAAAGACTGATGGAAAATGCTCCGAGTTGCATTGCGTTTCTCCCTGAGGTTGGGTGGCACGACCATGCTTTCAAATGCCTGCCGTCGACACAAGTCCCGCGCGGAAGAGGGAGTGGAAGGGCAGGGTGTTTTGGCTGCCTCCGGCGCTTGAAAGCTCTGTCGGCTTTCGCATCAAGGGTAAATTCGCATGAAGATCCTGTGCGAATGACGGTTCTTTGAAAAATATCCGATCCACACATTGAAGGGCGCCGGGCTATTCCGGCGAACTTTGATGTATTGATTGGAGACTGTCATGAATTTGGATAGAGCATACGAAACAGAAAACGAGCGCTTCGAAGACGCCGAAGATGGTGCGTTCGATTTCGATTTTGAAGAGCTGGATGGCGATACCGGCCTTGCGACCGACAAGGCTCATAGCGGCTGGAGCGACCTTGCAATGCTTGGCCCCGAGGTTCAGGCCACCCAGGGTTCGGATCTTGAACTGAGCATGGCCTTGATGGGCATTTCGGAAGCAGCACCGGACCGTATGTCCGATAGCTTCGCCCGGTTTGAACATTCTGCATTGGCACATGTGGAGACCATCAGCATGAATTGGGAGGAAATCTAAGACAGATTTCTTCCGGGGTCCGGGAACAGGTTTCTTGACCAGAATCCCACGCGGAACCGGCAGTGCTGTGGACAGGGCGCCATTCAACCAGGAAACATGGCCAGGCAGGGGCCATCCTGGGTGAAGAAGTCAAAAGGCTTTGTTGTCGGGATCGATTGAACAGAAGCAAACTTCCGGGCTGCTTGAAGGCGAACCCGGCAGGTATTTTTCAAAACCCGCTATAGGGTTCACACAGAAGTCCATTCCCCACTGACGCGATCAAAGAGCTCACCCGTCCGGTAGACGTCGGCGTTCACCAGCTCAACAAGCTCATCGGCAATCTCTGCCGGATGCGGCAGGTTCTCAGGGGTTTCACCTGGCATCGCCTTTGCGCGCAGACCCGTGCGTGTTGGCCCGGGATCCGCCAGATTGATCTTCATTGCTGTTTGAAGGCTCTCGTTCGCCCAGGTTTTTACCATGGCTTCGACAGCGGATTTGCTGATCGATTGAAGCCCCCAGAATGCAGTTCGGGTCTGGGCTTGCACGGCGGTCAGAAAGAGCGCGCGTCCTGCATCAGACTGCCGCAACAGCGGATCCAGCGACCGGATCAGGCGCCAGTTCGCAGTCACATTGACAGCCATGACCTTTTCAAAGTCCTTGGGGCTGATATGACCGAGCGGAGATAGAACGCCGAGCATGCCGGCATTGCCCACGAGAATGTCGAGTTTCTTCCAGCGCTCGAAAATGGCCGCGCCGAGCCGGTCGAGCGCGTCGAAATCCGTCAGGTCGACGGGAACGAGCGTCGTCTGGCCGCCAGCAGCCTTGATCTCGTCATCAAGGTCTTCAAGACCGCCCACGGTGCGTGCCACGGCAATCACGTGCGCACCGCGTTCACCAAGGCGCCTTGCCAGATGATAGCCTATGCCGCGAGAGGCGCCGGTAACCAGCGCAACCCGGCCTTCAAGGTCGTTTGTCATAGAGTTTCTCTTAGCCGACCTCAACGAGGCGCGGCGCGCTGACAAATTCCTGGTCCTCGGAGAGGTCCGTCAGGGGAGTGGGGTAGTCACCGGTGAAACAGTGATCGGTAAATTGCGGTGCTGCATCGTCCCGCCCATCATAACCCATGGACTTGTAGATGCCGTCCACTGAAAGGAATGCCAGGCTGTCCGCACCGATATAGCTTTGCATTTCCTCAAGGCTGTATTTTGCCGCCAGAAGCTTTTCGCGAACCGGCGTATCGATTCCGTAATAGTCGGAATAACGGATCGGCGGGCTCGCAAGCCGGAAATGCACTTCCTTGGCACCGGCTTCGCGGATCATCTGGACGATTTTCACAGACGTCGTGCCGCGAACAAGACTGTCATCGACAAGAACGACGCGCTTGCCTTCGATCTGTGACCGGTTGGCGGAATGTTTCATTTTCACCCCGAGCGCACGGATCTGCTGTGTAGGTTCGATGAATGTCCGGCCGACATAGTGATTGCGGATGATGCCGAGTTCAAACGGAATGCCGCTTTCCTGGCTGTAGCCGATGGCCGCCGGCACGCCGCTGTCGGGGACCGGAACAATGACATCGGCTTCGACACTTGTTTCACGCGCGAGCTGCTTGCCCATTTCCCGGCGCACGTCATAAACGCTGCGCCCGCCGACGATGGAATCCGGGCGTGAGAAATAGATGTATTCGAAGATGCAGGGGCGCGCTTTTTGTTTGCCGAAGGGGAAATATGACTGGATGCCCGTGGAGGTGCAGACGATCACTTCGCCGTTCTCGACTTCGCGGATGAATTTTGCACCGATGATATCAAGTGCACAGGTTTCCGAGGCAAGGATCGGCGCGCCGTTCAGATCACCGAGAACCAGCGGGCGGATCCCGAGCGGGTCGCGGGCTCCGATGAGCTTTTTGGAGGTGAGGGCGACTAGGGAATAAGCGCCTTCCATCTGCATGATCGCTTCGATGAAGCGCTCAATGATCTTCCCCTTCCGGGAGCGGGCCACCAGCTGCAGCACCACTTCGGAGTCGGACGTCGACTGGCAGATCGCGCCGTCACGGATCAGTTGTTGGCGAAGCGTGAGTGCATTTGTGAAGTTGCCGTTGTGACAAACCGCGATGCCGCCACCATCAAGCTCTGCGAAGAGCGGTTGCACGTTCCGCAGAATTGTTTCACCCGTTGTCGAATAGCGCACATGCCCGATGGCAGCGCGGCCGGTGAGGCGGCCGATCGTGTCGGCATCGGAAAAATGGTCGCCGACAAGCCCGAGATGACGTTCCGCCCGGAATTGCTCATTATCGAAGGTGACGATACCGGCTGCTTCCTGACCACGGTGCTGAAGGGCGTGAAGGCCCAGAGCGGTCAGAGCGCTGGCATCCTCGTGTCCGAGAATTCCAAAAACGCCGCATTCTTCGCGAAGCGTGTCGCCATCAACGTCAAGATGCTCGTGCACTTCCGTTCCGCCAGCCATGGCGAACACTCCTTTTTTCGGTCGGCAAGCCGCCGGACCGGGACATTGGTTTGCCCTGCTTTCGCGCGAAAGCAGCATTGTCATCCAGCACGCGGCAAGCGAACGCGGGATATATTCGTTTCGCAGTCTGCGCCGTTTTCGGCGTCAATTGTTGTCACTCGTCAGCTGCTCGAGCCCTTGCCGCTCAGCATCGCTGTATTCCGGTTCCTCCGACGGCGCGCTTGCGCTGCCGCCGGTCAAATCGGCATCGCGGATCCGGTCGAGGATCGCCTTTTCAGGGTCTTCCGGCAACACGGCAACCAGCCTTTCGCCGATCGACAGCAGGATGGGCCGTGATTTGGCATCCAAAACCCATTCCGGTTGCTGGTCTGTCTGGACAAACCAGTTGAAGAACATCATGGCGACCACAACCAACAGCAGCCCGCGCACTGCGCCGAATACAAAGCCGAGCGTGCGGTCGAGTGCACCGATCCGGCTGTCCAGAACGAAGTCGGAGATGCGCATCGTGATGTAACTGACGATAACCAGCGTCACGAGGAACACAGCGGCCGCTGAAGCACCGGCCGCAACCAGGTCGTGAGATATGTATTGTTTGGCGTACGGCAAGACCCGCTCGTAGAGCAGAAAAGCTGCTGCCGCCGCAGCCACCCAGGAAACAATCGACAACACTTCCCTGACAAAGCCGCGGATCATAGCGAGCACCGCCGAAATGAACATGATGGCCAAGAGCAGTCCGTCCAGTATGGTTATCGGCATGTTCCTGATTAGTCCCTCTGTCTGGCGCTCACAACGGAGCTGAAATCTCTATTCCGATCCAATGGGCATCTTGCTTCAAGAGGCCCCTGACGCACTAGCCTCGGCAGAGAGTTTGGCGACAAAGTCCCCAAGTTCCGAAAGGCCTGTCGCCCTAAACGATGATGCGGCACCGTCCTTGAGGTTTCCCTCAGGACAAATAGCCTGATCGAAGCCGAGCTTTTCAGCTTCCTTCAGCCTGGACTGGGCCTGAGCCACGGGCCGGATTGCACCCGACAGGCTGACCTCGCCGAAATAGACGCAATTGGCCGGAAGGGCAAGCCCGCTGAGCGATGATATCAAGGCCGCGGCAACGGCAAGATCCGCCCCAGGTTCGTTGATTTTAAGGCCGCCGGCCACATTCAGGTAAACATCATGCTGCGAGAAGCGGACGCCGCAGCGTGCCTCGAGGACCGCCAGGATCATGGAAAGCCGCGCTCCATCCCAACCAATGACCGCTCGCCGTGGTGTGCCGAGTGATGATTGGGCAACGAGTGCCTGAATTTCGATGAGGAGGGGACGCGAGCCTTCCAGCCCTGCGAAAACAGCGGCACCCGGTGTGCTCGTCGTCCGGTCACCCAGAAAAAGGGCTGACGGATTGGAGACTTCGACCAGCCCTTTGCCGGTCATCTCGAACACGCCGATCTCGTCGGTTGCGCCAAACCGGTTTTTCACTGATCGAAGGATCCGGTACTGGTGCGCGCCATCCCCTTCGAAATAGAGCACGGCATCGACCATGTGTTCGACAACACGTGGGCCTGCGATCTGTCCGTCCTTTGTCACGTGCCCGACGAGGACCAGTGTTGTGCCATTCTTTTTGGCGTAACGCACCATGGCCTGGGCGGATGCGCGCACCTGGGTCACTGTACCTGGCGGCGACTCGACCTGATCAGTCCATAGTGTCTGGACGGAATCAAGGATCAGCATCGCTGGCGGTTTGTCCGCTTCGAGCGTTGCAAGGATGTCTTCAACACTCGTTTCGGCGGCAAGCGCTACCTGTGCGTCGGTGAGGCCGAGGCGCTCTGCGCGCAGGCGTACCTGGCCAATTGCTTCTTCCCCGGAAATATAAACTGTCTTGTGGCCAAGGCGTGCAAGCTGAGCGGCGGCCTGGATCAGAAGCGTCGATTTGCCGATACCGGGGTCGCCACCGACAAGCAGAGCGGAGCCGCGGACGAAACCACCTCCCGTCACACGATCCAGTTCCGCGACCTTTGTCAGGATCCGGGGGGCTTCCTTGGATTCACCGGATAGGCCCACCAGAGGCACAACACGGCCCTTGCTCCGCGACGCCCGGCCGGGTCCTCCTCCAACGCCGCCGCCCGTCTGCTCTTCGACGATCGTGTTCCACTCGCCGCAGGATTCGCAACGCCCGACCCATTTGGCAGTGACGGAACCGCATGACTGGCAGACAAATGAAGAGGACCGCCTGGCCATGAATGCTCCTATCAGGTGAGGGGGCCATACACGCGGTGAAAGCGTTGCCCCAGGCTTGTCAGATATTCGTAATCGATGGTCTCGGCATAAGCTGCCAGATCCGCTGCTGCAACATTTGGACCCAGCATTTCCACAAATGCACCGCGTTTGACCAGATGATCGGGAATGTCGGTGACATCCAGGGTGATCATGTCCATCGAAATCCTGCCCAGGATCGGTGCCTTGTGTCCTTCGATCATGGCAAACCCGCCCGGCCTTTCGTCAGTGGAGCCGGCCCGGCGGAGCATGCCGTCGGCATATCCGGCTGCAACCACAGCATTCCTGAGCGTGCGTTTGGCCGTATGCATAGCCCCGTAACCGATCGTGTCGCCTGCAGGGACGTTGCGCACAATCATGATACGTGCCTCGACCTTGGCGACCGGCGTCATGGGGTTAGGCGTATCGTCGATCGCCTGACCGCCATAAAGCGAGATACCCGGGCGCACCAGATCGAAATGATACTCCGGCCCCATGAGAACGCCCGCCGAATTCGCAAGTGAACGCTGGATATGCGCATACGGTGCTGTGATCGTGCGAAAGAGATCGAGCTGGCGCTTGTTCATTGCGTGATCAGGGGTCGAACCGCACGCCAGATGGCTCATAAGCAGTGAAGGTACAAAGGGACCCATCAGATCGGCGTCGCTCAATGTGGCGGAAAACTCATCCGGCGAGAGACCGAGCCGATGTATGCCGGTATCGACATGAACCGCGGCATCAAATGACCGGCCCGCCGACTTGCACAGGTCGATCCAATCGCGGACTTCTTCCAATGATCCCAGAACGGGGCGGATGTCATTTTCCAGATAGTGATCGGACGTCCCCGGCAACAAACCGTTGAGCGCGTAAATGGTCGCATCGGGAAGCGTTTGCCGGAGAGAAATCGCTTCGGTCGGAACAGCGACAAAAAATGTCCGGCATCCTGCGTTGAAGAGGGCCTGGCCCGCCGGAGCCTGTCCCGTGCCGTATGCATCTGCCTTAACGGCTGCGGCGCATTCCGTGTCGCCCGTTAGTTTCCCTTTCAGGAACAGCCAATTCTTTGCAATGGCCTCCACGTCTATGGTCAGCCGGCCGCCATATAAATCGGCGTGAAACGGATCTTCATGAAGGGAAAGCATGGTCCAGGCTGGGCTCCGGCAACGGTATCGTCGAATGAATCGCCGCGCAGTCTAGCCTAGCGCGATTGATCGGTTCTATTTCAATTATGGAAAAGAAATGCGGCGTTTCAGCCCAAGCTGAGGTTTGGGCACTCATCACCCTTTTTGTACGAACACTGCAGGAATGGATCTGTCTAGTCCTGATACAGGAACTCAATTCCCAATTCATCCGTCCGCACCCAGCGGATCTCGCCGTGAAAACGAAGTTTTCTGCTCTCCAC from the Roseibium sp. HPY-6 genome contains:
- a CDS encoding CvpA family protein yields the protein MPITILDGLLLAIMFISAVLAMIRGFVREVLSIVSWVAAAAAAFLLYERVLPYAKQYISHDLVAAGASAAAVFLVTLVIVSYITMRISDFVLDSRIGALDRTLGFVFGAVRGLLLVVVAMMFFNWFVQTDQQPEWVLDAKSRPILLSIGERLVAVLPEDPEKAILDRIRDADLTGGSASAPSEEPEYSDAERQGLEQLTSDNN
- a CDS encoding tetratricopeptide repeat protein — translated: MSDIFREVDEDIRQEKYRRLWSKFGLWIIAFAVLIVIGTIGYRTWLYWQEVQSQEAGDTFFDAVQLSENQQYQEAAELYGELEGAVGGYPALAKLRMATDLANSGQSQEALAAFDQLSRDSSLMEAMRNVASLRAGYIAVDFEDYSAVADRVESLTGDTGPFRAAARELLALSAWKNGDYETARTWISALENDPETPGDVSNRASLLRDVIRASGGDSETAGEGNDQ
- a CDS encoding NnrU family protein, which translates into the protein MSLLIAGIILFFGMHVVPMLPAVRSGLSERLGENAYKGLFALVSAVGLGLLIYGYGAARADGPPLVYDPPIWLHHVTMLLMVPVFIFLVAAYVPSKIKRALKHPMLVAVKLWALSHLLTNGDLASVLLFGSFFLWAVADRISVKKRGPGAGQGPAVGEPGKYSDVIVILIGLALYGLFVWKLHVLLIGVPVG
- a CDS encoding VOC family protein, with amino-acid sequence MQLGAFSISLSVKDIKKSKAFYEDLGFSDMGGSGDDGWLIMKNGETVIGLFQGMFEKNMLTFNPGWDQSANKIEKYQDVRELQKELKAKGHKFEAEADETSTGPASFVLIDPDGNPVLVDQHV
- the radA gene encoding DNA repair protein RadA — protein: MARRSSSFVCQSCGSVTAKWVGRCESCGEWNTIVEEQTGGGVGGGPGRASRSKGRVVPLVGLSGESKEAPRILTKVAELDRVTGGGFVRGSALLVGGDPGIGKSTLLIQAAAQLARLGHKTVYISGEEAIGQVRLRAERLGLTDAQVALAAETSVEDILATLEADKPPAMLILDSVQTLWTDQVESPPGTVTQVRASAQAMVRYAKKNGTTLVLVGHVTKDGQIAGPRVVEHMVDAVLYFEGDGAHQYRILRSVKNRFGATDEIGVFEMTGKGLVEVSNPSALFLGDRTTSTPGAAVFAGLEGSRPLLIEIQALVAQSSLGTPRRAVIGWDGARLSMILAVLEARCGVRFSQHDVYLNVAGGLKINEPGADLAVAAALISSLSGLALPANCVYFGEVSLSGAIRPVAQAQSRLKEAEKLGFDQAICPEGNLKDGAASSFRATGLSELGDFVAKLSAEASASGAS
- a CDS encoding inositol monophosphatase, with the translated sequence MISERLAFAERLAIKAGELGLDYFRKLDTLTITQKGHQDLVSEADRNVETLIRKELAATYPDDSILGEEHGMEEGSSGYAWVTDPIDGTANFVTGIPQWCVIIACVHQGQVIVGVIHDPVAGETFTAGAGQGALLNGKPIRVSTSESLATGSVGVGFNGRTAITDAVNVVGALVSKGGVFFRNASGGLMLAYVASGRLIGYVESHMNAWDCVAGMLLIKEAGGIVMDQDVNHALYHGARVVVGAPGVFADLKEIADSSFAPLEAAE
- a CDS encoding PQQ-binding-like beta-propeller repeat protein, which encodes MIFAAGFRSRNTLLGVFAISLALTGCGSVSEFGESVNPFSREKILPGERQPVFDGADPAARALGQTAKVGPATGGQSWTTSGGGLSNDPGNVAVSVSGTTSWRSNVGTSGRGLTSSALRLSARPVSDGSKIYVYKPNGEVVALSTAGGRVWTQNLRPEGERDVGPGGGVTVANGVVYAATSYRQLIAMDAGSGQVLWTADLDTPARGAPVAGGGQVFVVSQSNEVYALSQADGTVTWTYAGIEETAGLLSVANPAISGNRVIVPFSSGEIMAIDMKSGEAEWIDSVSRGFRTLALSGLADVSASPVVSGNMVYATGVAGRTVAVEARTGLRRWEQDLGSVHTPVVSGSALFMVDLDDRMVALDLKSGDTLWATSLPRPEKKKRRRNWAGPILANGALVAFSSDGQIAIVDATSGNIMTTQRTNADVYVTPIVAGGRVIVLSGKDGVTAFN
- the purF gene encoding amidophosphoribosyltransferase, encoding MAGGTEVHEHLDVDGDTLREECGVFGILGHEDASALTALGLHALQHRGQEAAGIVTFDNEQFRAERHLGLVGDHFSDADTIGRLTGRAAIGHVRYSTTGETILRNVQPLFAELDGGGIAVCHNGNFTNALTLRQQLIRDGAICQSTSDSEVVLQLVARSRKGKIIERFIEAIMQMEGAYSLVALTSKKLIGARDPLGIRPLVLGDLNGAPILASETCALDIIGAKFIREVENGEVIVCTSTGIQSYFPFGKQKARPCIFEYIYFSRPDSIVGGRSVYDVRREMGKQLARETSVEADVIVPVPDSGVPAAIGYSQESGIPFELGIIRNHYVGRTFIEPTQQIRALGVKMKHSANRSQIEGKRVVLVDDSLVRGTTSVKIVQMIREAGAKEVHFRLASPPIRYSDYYGIDTPVREKLLAAKYSLEEMQSYIGADSLAFLSVDGIYKSMGYDGRDDAAPQFTDHCFTGDYPTPLTDLSEDQEFVSAPRLVEVG
- the der gene encoding ribosome biogenesis GTPase Der; protein product: MGATVAIIGRPNVGKSTLFNRLVGKRLALVDDTPGVTRDRRPGEARLGDLRFTIVDTAGLEDADKNSLEGRMRRQTEEAIDTADAVLFLIDARAGVTPLDAHFAEVARKTTRPVILLANKAEGRAGESGLYESYSLGLGDPIAISAEHGEGLSDLYDALKPHVDRVSEEEEAKRDEAITNVDVDEDGELIDEEDPAGTIERPLRVAIVGRPNAGKSTLINKMLGEDRMLTGPEAGITRDSISVDWIWRERHIKLFDTAGIRRKARVQEKLEKLSVADALRAIKFAEVVVVTLDATMSFEKQDLQIIDLVAREGRALVIAINKWDLIEDREAAWKKIRDANERYFNQIRGVQIVTLSGIQGQGINRLVESVFKAYEAWNAHVSTAKLNRWLDRVTANHPPPAVSGRRVRLRYMTQPKTRPPHFVVFCSRPEQLPESYSRYLVNSLREAFDIEGTPIRLAYRKGDNPYAPRKKRKIQ
- a CDS encoding SDR family NAD(P)-dependent oxidoreductase, with protein sequence MTNDLEGRVALVTGASRGIGYHLARRLGERGAHVIAVARTVGGLEDLDDEIKAAGGQTTLVPVDLTDFDALDRLGAAIFERWKKLDILVGNAGMLGVLSPLGHISPKDFEKVMAVNVTANWRLIRSLDPLLRQSDAGRALFLTAVQAQTRTAFWGLQSISKSAVEAMVKTWANESLQTAMKINLADPGPTRTGLRAKAMPGETPENLPHPAEIADELVELVNADVYRTGELFDRVSGEWTSV